The genomic DNA ACTGGAGGAGACTGAGAAGAGGGCCGTCTGCAGGGCGCTGGTGGAGGAACGAGCGCGTTACTGCAGCTTTGTCAGCATGCTGAAACCTGTACTGGTTAGTGCTGAACGCCAAAATCACCAACACAACCTGGACAAGATGGCaatcattaatgtgtgtgtgtgcgtgtgcgtgcgtagGACTATGAGGTCAACATGCTGGGTGAGGTCACCCACCTGCAGACCATTCTGGAGGATCTCACCATTCTGACAGCTGAGCCGAATAAACTCCCACCAGCAAGCGAGCAGGTACCTTCCTCTGTCTTTTTATAGAGCAGTTACACTAAGACTTGGGGGGTGTTTGTGGGGCTGGGGTGGAGTGGTTTTTGCTCTAGAATCAGAATTTCTGGGTCAGAGGAGGTTGAGAATAATACCTGATCCTGCTTTCTACTTGTCTCTCAGGTACTTCTGGACCTGAAAGGTTCTGATTTCAACTATATGTACCACACCCCCCCAGCCTCCCCCAGCAACAGCCTGTCCAGGAAGAGCAGCATCagcaggtaacacacacacacacacacacacacacacacacacacacacacacatacactaaccACAGCAGAGGgtatcaaccaatcagaggtaGAAAAAGAATATCATAGCAGAAGTTTGCTGCTGGTAGCCTACAGTTAACAATTTAAATCTAGAACCAAGATATATCTGAATAGAGAGGGAAgaacctgaaaaataaaaacaatccaaaagacaatttattattttggCCGACGATTAATTTCAGACCCTGGGCACATGGTAAATCAAAGCGGACTATTTTTTAAACCTTTACtacaatttcatttaattaaaaatgcttTACAGAAACAACTTAATGAGAACATAACACTAATTACAGAGAATCAAAATTGATCAATTAGAGGACCACAGATATTACACAGTGAGTCAGAAGTTCTGCTGTGGAGTTTTGATGTCAGGCTTTCTGTGGTTTTCACAGTAACTACCAGTCTGGATCAGTGAGACACGTCCCCTCCTTAGAGTCTATCAGCTGTGCTGTGGATCGAGTTCATGtccaggtaacacacacactcacacacacacacagacacacacacacacgtgctaaCCAGGGCAGAGCAGCATCATTGAGGGACTTCTGTGATGCCTGTGTCAGACTGTGTGCTGTGGTCACACAGTCTGTGGTTTGTTTAGCTGATGGTACCTAACATTAAATCCTCATTACAGGATGCAGTCAGCTCCACCCATCAGCCTGCCGCTGGGGGGAGCGGAGGGTCAGAAAATGGCATGTTGGCCCTCCCACACGTTGCCTACTCCTACCATGGAGAGAGAGCTCGAGCCGTGTCCTTATCTGGGAAGGTAACGTATTACTCCcatttgtcttcctctcttctgtTCATATTTTCTGTCTCTCATCTTGTCCCTCCTCTCTTCCACTCTCCTCTaacttcacctcctcctctctgtgtttCAGTCGGCCCACGATCAGCTGGCCTTGACTCTGAGTGGCTTGAATTTGGATGCCCCAAGGAACAGCAGGGACTCTCTGCACTGTTCCAGTGGCTACAGCACCCAGACCACCACCCCATCCTGCTCCGAGGATACCATACCCacacacagtgagtacacacacacacacacacacacacacacacacattaaacattgTGAGTGTAGAGACAAAATGAAAAGAGCTAAAACAGTGATTTATGTGTTGTCTTATTTCCATAACGATGCATCTCCCAGTTGTTTactgatgtgtgttttctcttgGTTCGTTATCTGTCTGATGAATTCTTGAAACACTTTAACAcatatgattaaaataatccagAAATCAACAACTGAAACGTTatttgtctctgtgtttgtaGTCGACTACGAGTTCATCTCTGTCCATGGAGATGCCGACTCCATCTCCTTACATCACGTCTCTCATgacatcagtcagacagacTTTGATAAGTCCTCCACCATCCCAAGGAACTCCGACCTCGGTTTACAGTACAGGAAGTTCGCCCAGTCCAAGCGCCCCTCGTCCACCGCCAGCCTGTTCGCCGAGCCCGACTTGAGCGTCAGGTCGGTGCACCAGCTGACATCCCACACAGCAACTATCCGGCGCAAACCGTCCTCCAAACCGGTGTATCGCAGAGGTACGATTAGCAGTGGCGTTCCTATCCCCATCAGCACCCCGCAGGTTCCCTTGAAAGTCCCAGGGAGAAATGGTGGAAGTGATGACATCTTCTCGACTTCCTCCGCTGGAGGTGGAGGTTTAGGTTACAGTAAACTCTGCGCCTCCACACCGAGCCTCAGTTCTTTacctccctcctcatcctccccatACTACCAGTTGATACCCGGTCAGATGCCCATCCCAGTCCCCGTGCCCACTGTACCCTGCCCCCCGTCTGAGGGAGCCAATGACAAGCAGGTGCAGCAGAGACCTTaccagcaacagcagcaaatcAACCAACAGCTTCAATATCAGGAGCAACTTCAGCACCAAATCAACCAGCAGCAGAAACAAGGACGTCaagagcagcttcagcagcaaaTCCACCAACAGCTGGCTCAGCACCAATATCAGCAACAGTTTCAACATCAAGCTGATCAATACAAGCAGCAGTTTCAACATCAAGCCGATCAATATCAGCAGCTGACCCAGCACCAGAAGCAGAAGCTGttccaggagcagcagcagcagcagcaggcccaGCTCCAGGGTGACGTTTCACAGGGACAGGGCTCCAGCGCTCACTCTCAGCTCCAGCCCCCCCCACTCTCCAGCCAGGGTCAGAACGCCCAGGAGCCGATCCCAGGGGAAGGAGGAGACATGCTGTCCCAGATCAGAAGAGTAAAACTTAACAGGACCGTCACCAACGATCGCTCCGCCCCTCTCCTCAAATGAAACTGAGCGTTTTGTCGGAATGAACGGAACgcatttccatttgttttcaaAGTTTTTGAGACTTGCTTTCTTTTCTGGTTGCTGGAACAACCGTCTTTTTTCCATTGTTGCTCATGCTTGAATTTGTTTTATGCATGAAGGTTTTGTGTTTGATCAAGTCTTAACTATGGAACTGATAATTGGTTGAATGAATAATCACTTCCTGGTtgtcagtcagacacacaagaaGCTTTTATAGAGTGTCTCATTTGCACTTCAGTCCTGAGTGGATTTGGTTTGAAGGATGGGGTTTCATCTGTCGAACCGTGATGCTTTGAGGCTTTAATTTGTTAGGCTAGCGGTTTGATCCAGGACATTTTGAAGAGTCAGAACCTTAAATTTGATGCTCCTGACTCTTTAATCAATCCctgacatgattgtaaatgtgtttgaacaaacAACCTTGTGAGAATTCAACAAGGTTGGCGTGGGCCTACAAGAAACAGATATTAGAGCTTTGTGTTGTCAACACTCGGCCTTTGATCTTAGTGTTGACAGGAGTGTCTGTGGATTAAGGTGGATTATGGCATTGAACTGCTTGGGGATCATGTAACACAAAACTACATCCCTAAAATTTACATATGATCTAATCATTAAAAACCAGCACCAAGTTTTCAGAGTCAAAATACAAAATCTTGTGTCGGAATGTTGTCTTATACCTTTCCATACATACGTATAACGGACCATCAGAGAACAGGAAAccagattatttatttatttatgtccaTATAAACCCATCAATCCAGTATCAGTGTAAACAAGACTGATTGGAAAATGCAAGTCATTTCACAGCAactctgttgccatggcaatacATGAGTCAGATTATCATGCTGAAAGTGGAGTTTATGTTTATCGGTTTTATCCCGTTTGTTGACATTCTGTTTGGCCTGCATTTGATCCAGAAAAACTTCAACTCAGGATGTTTGATTTCTGTAAATTAGAAGCCAATCGGGCAGCAGGATGACAGGAATTCATATTCAGGTTTTAATGTGAACTTTTTGTTTTGGCTCCTGTTGTTGGTTCTGTTTTGGCTCGCGTTCTAACAGATCTGTTCATTTCCTCATTTCCAAGCTgttcttttaacttttatttgcaAACAATAAGCTGATTCCAGACCAGTGAGTCAATCAGGCCCACTGAGAACCAGAGAATCCCAGAGCTgagagtgttttatttttatttcttaattttatgaactttattaattccctttggggaattttttttacacttgatAAACACACAAGCcagagtgcacacacacacaaacacacatacacacacacacacacgcaaaaggCCTGTAAACATGCAATTCATTGAGAGATGGTAGAACGAATGGCAGCCGCATAGGAGCAGCTTGGCGGTTCggtgcctcagcagtgaccAGGAAGTGAACCGACGTCAAGCCAAGTCATTGTGGACAGACTTCACTCACATCATccattaaaagtttattttatagGATGTCAGGCAACAGTTAGCTTCAAGTCAACCCAAAACCTGAAGACGGTCTACGTGAACAAAGTCAAAACTCATTGTGAATTTGGCATTTCTGCCTTTTTGTTGCTGTCGATATCTGTACTGTTGTTTTAATATGCTGGATGTTTCTGAAATATCTAAATGGGAAATTTTTAGCAGGACActaaaaatgaagcaaaatatcACATTGTGGCTGAGAGACGGATTACTTCAGCGGATTAGTGTTTCTGCTGAACGCTGCCTGACAGGGACctgttgcatgctgggaagtTTAGTCCATTATCTAGTCATCAGGTCCTAGTCTGAAACCTTTCTTGAGTTTGAATTACCAAAGCTGATTTAAGTGTTAATATTGCTGGTAAAACAGAACCGTCTTGACGGTCTGAGAGCTTCTGAGATGCATTTGATTGATCGGGACCTGATTGGGCCCACAGCAGCTGTATGTACTTTGATTTTTGGAAGAGATCTAAATCTATAACTACAAATGAATGTGTACATATCttgattgtatttttgttgttttagtggTGAGATGATGAAATCAGTCATTCATTGTGGTTTTGTTGAAAGTCTTCAAAGGAGGAATCCCAGTGATGTTTGACAAGCTGAAACCTGATTGGACGTCTGCTGGTGGAGAAGTCGACAAACGACTGGACAGATTTACGACGCCTCCAACCAACAGAATGTAGTAACTTAGTTTTCCATCATTTGATGTTCACTGTGGGagcaacaataataattttattcctGAATACTGGTTGTCCTGTATTATGTCTTGTGTCTGCCGTCACTACACAGCCAAACCTGTCAATACAATTACAAAGAGTGTCTTTTTGAAGGGGGAAATTAATTAGAAAAATATTATAAACTCACTTTTCTTCACGAGATTAAGATTTACTGATAATTACataaaattacagtaaatacaaattaatataaagaaaacattttagtcCTTAAGTAGGTGGATTAAAGGTAAATAATGCATATGAtaagaaaataatgtttaaaaatattaacattaatcgTAAGTTATTCAAACAATGTAACCTTTAGTATTTTATTTGCGTTCTGGTCTCCTTTTTTTAACGTTGAATTCTATAGATTCATTCATCTTAAATACCTGCTTCGTCCgctgcctatcccagctgactgggggcatgaggcagggcaCACACTCCacctgcatgtttctggaggtgggaggaagccacgccgacacggggagagcatacaAACTCTacgcagagcgggactcgaaccacaGCAACAACCTCCAGCCTCATTGATCGGTGTCTATATCAGGAAAAAAgttcttttcatcttcctctaaCATTAAGCTTATATGATGAGATTTAGCTCCAGCACCAGTTCTACTGGTGTTGGGGTGACCCAGAacttaaaaacaagaaaatatctCTAGCCTGAACAGATTTAAGGTAAAATATCCAATTTGAACGTTGAGAATTTATTTAGTTTGTATATCTTTCATTCTTAGTTGACCTCAGTTTACTGAGAAGCTTCATTGACTGGTTGTCCCTTATTGTTCCATCCACGGTTTACCACAGGGTGGCGCTCTAGCCTCAGCTATAACAAATGGATCTGTTTCTATCTGAAGGGGAAAGTCACTGTGAGGCCATGGATCGGGTCACAAATGATGGCAACAGGATTCCCAATGCTAGGTGTAGGTTTCAGGGTCCAGGAATTATGTGGTGTTGCTGAGTTGGTGTGAAGCTGATGTGAGGAAAGCGTGGTTGTCCTGATGATTTTGAAGTTCTCatatttttactctttttaatcaagttcacacagctgtcaaacGTCCAACTGCACTGTATTCTTTATGCATTGGCCCAAAATGAAGCATGGTTCTGAATTTAGCAGTGCCAtaggagcagcttgtggggtttgatgccttgctcaagggcatgaCGGCAGCGCTCAGAAGGTGAACTGGCAACTCTgcagctaccagttcacacttcaTACTTATGGTCCACCCTGGACTTGAACCAACCATCTTCAGGTCCCCAAACCAAGTCCGTGTGGACCACTACAGTACTTCCATCAGCTGAGTATTTTCTTGTTGTGTCcttttttgattgtttattcTAAAGAAGTCCTCATTTAATAGTATTGTTTATGTTggcattgtttgttttgtgactACCTACATTTGGTTTGATTCCATTTTAATTTCAGTGCGAGATGGAATGGGTTTGTCTGATTAGAAAAATCTAgaaggaaataaaagtttttaaaaaaaaatcccacaccCACTCTTCTAACGTCTCATTTTTAATGGCAGCACTGAGCAAATAACTTCGGTTTCTGAATGACTAAGTTCTCATGTAGTGAAAACAATATCCGCTGTAGAGGAATGAGTCAGTGTgtacactgacacacacacacacatatacacacagagcCTCAGAGTCACGGTCAACGCCCATTTACCAAAAAAGATTTCAGAGCCCACAGACGTTATAGCTGGGGGTGTGATGTGTGACCCAGTGGTGTCGGGTTCTGTTCTGAGCAGCACCTCCTGAATGATGGAACGACATGAGAACACAAACCGGTTCTCATGTCTGCTGCATGGCAGCTGGTCTTGTCTCTCTAATCTAAAAACTTTTTGTGTTCTAAATGACTCCTGGCTGCTTTTTTAATCCTCCTGGGTTACACTCGAGCTTTATGACTGACTCAGCTCCTGTGTCTCCTGTATCATCTTATAGAGTGACAAAgcttattgtgattttttttcttcctcgaTTCTGAGCCACGTGCTCATGGAGAGTCACAGCCACATTATGACTCATTGAATTCCCTTTTCATTCCTCCTCATGACCCCTGATGTCAGGTAACCACCAGCCTTCATCTTCTAACCattccaaataaaacattttgacagaaTTCATAACTGTGTTTGACACCTCAGCCTGTCACACAGGTACGGTGCTGGTTGTGGTTTCCTGTTTGTCAGTTTTCTGTAACTTCCTCCTCCCTTCATGTAAAGGTCTGTGGAGGGTGGTGGGTGTTTCCAAACATCGTAGGGTTTTTTAAGGTATTTCTGCTCTGGAGTGGGACGGGCGGTGGTGTTCCACTAACCCAGTAAGGAAAACTTGACCAGATGTAGAAACCAGAAGTGATGAGAGAATCAGCAGATAGTTATGTTCAACAGGGGGaaatatcacaaaaaaagatgaagaattaGATGAGTGTATTAGTGATGCATTTATGTGTAATCAGCTCAGCCCTGACATAGAGGAATGTTACGATGAACAGACCCTCAGATTTCTGGGTGATTTCTAGATATTTCTACATCtgttattgttcttttttttaacttctgcaCTCTTTTTCTCCGTTTTGAATCTGAACATGATCAACGGATCAGCAGGTATTGACTATGTTAACTACATGAACGTGTGAAGATTGGAACTCAATCTAACTTCTCTCTGTCATGTTGTCTGATGCTGGACATTgcattaatattagtattagtgTTTTCACCACCGACACGACTCTAAAGCACTCAGGAAATGAGAGAAACATGGTTAAACTCTGCCGACATCGAGGCTGTGATGCCAGGATCCTGCTCTGGACTGGTTCTGCCTCTGCCTGACATTCTGTACCTGGTTTGAttgttgtttactttttttttttttgtagccatGTGCTTTTCTTGTGCCCAGAGTCACACCCATGACCTTTTTTGGGcaacttccttccttccctctaaAGTTTAACCAGAGTTTAACCTGTCTGTCGTTTTGTGTTGATTAATTGGGCATTTGAATCCTGCCTTTTCACATTATGTACTTGTTACCTGACTCCCACGTAAATTAAAGACTCAGATTCTAATTGTCTTTCCCTGTTTTCGACTCTGCCTGTTATTGATTATGTCTTCTGGCTGTTGGATTAGGATTACCTGCcggtacctgtctgtctgtatctgtctgtctgcctgtgtgtggaCTGTCACGGCACtgtgtgaatatacagtattgttATCTAGATCCTCCTTTGATTCCCGTTCTTAGTTGTGACAATTAATGTTTTGAAATCTGAACAGATCTTGAAAATTGACACTGAAAGTCAATGTTTATGTCATTACTCTCTGAAGAATTTAAACATTAAGGTTTTCAGATCAAGAATATTTACTTTTGCaattatttcaaattaatttcatgttACATTTTGCTTTTATATATCTTACATTTAAGGTCTTAGATTTTCATGTAGATAAAGTTTTCAGATTCAAAaggttattgttgtttttttcgaAATTTATGCATATTGCTGTGGCCGTCAacagtttgttttggtttttcgACTTTAGATGCAGATGTGTCAGAAAACTATCGGTTCTGTTCTCACACTCAAAACTTTGTTCCTGtagaatctttctctcattttgtCACAATTTTAACAAGTctagattttttgttttaaacgcaggaaaaaaataaagaatttcagattttaaatttcCTTATGGGGAGAACAAAGATGGCAATTTAtttgagatgaaaaaaaaagaaggctcATAAGACTGTGACGCAGGTCATTTTAGAAAGAATGATAATAACAAGGATTACAATTGACTTCAATTATTTCAGAGTGATGAAGTAGTTTTTTTAAGTGTTCTGTACTCTGTTGATGGTTGATTTAGtttatgtatatttaatttgtttattattttctttattatttatttattttttgatgtgggtttttttttgtgaatctctttgtcttttatttttgtatgagtGTGACTaactttctaattttatttctgtgaataaaaatgctttttaaaaaccaaatctttcttttttttttccttacgTACTACCCAAGAATGCTGTAGCAGATTGTGGTTATGAGTGGTGGGGGTTTAACGGGATGGGACACCTACCAGGAAAATGTGGCTGCTTCTTGGAAAGAGAAGACACGTTGTATTTCTCTCCAGGGAGGGGTCTGGATCTACAGTATGTGGGTCATATGTGCATGAGGACAAGGTTTGGTGAGATTTTTGGGTTAGAAAGGAATCTTCAGAGTTTACAGCcaaatgttatttttgaaaCGTACTTATAATTCATATTTAGGTATTGCAAGATTCAAGGTTTGGGTTCAGAACACGTAAAAT from Antennarius striatus isolate MH-2024 chromosome 18, ASM4005453v1, whole genome shotgun sequence includes the following:
- the mtss1 gene encoding protein MTSS 1 isoform X1; the encoded protein is MDGGIEKECSALGGLFQLIMNDMKASYPIWEDFVSKGAKLQSQLRMTTVVTGTFLDAFQKVADMATGTRGATKDIGTALTRMCMRHRSIESKLKLFTTALSESLISPLELKMEEWKKVANQLDKDHSKEYKKARADIKKKSSDTIKLQKKVKKGKDEARGQLDSALQDVNVRYAVLEETEKRAVCRALVEERARYCSFVSMLKPVLDYEVNMLGEVTHLQTILEDLTILTAEPNKLPPASEQVLLDLKGSDFNYMYHTPPASPSNSLSRKSSISSNYQSGSVRHVPSLESISCAVDRVHVQDAVSSTHQPAAGGSGGSENGMLALPHVAYSYHGERARAVSLSGKSAHDQLALTLSGLNLDAPRNSRDSLHCSSGYSTQTTTPSCSEDTIPTHIDYEFISVHGDADSISLHHVSHDISQTDFDKSSTIPRNSDLGLQYRKFAQSKRPSSTASLFAEPDLSVRSVHQLTSHTATIRRKPSSKPVYRRGTISSGVPIPISTPQVPLKVPGRNGGSDDIFSTSSAGGGGLGYSKLCASTPSLSSLPPSSSSPYYQLIPGQMPIPVPVPTVPCPPSEGANDKQVQQRPYQQQQQINQQLQYQEQLQHQINQQQKQGRQEQLQQQIHQQLAQHQYQQQFQHQADQYKQQFQHQADQYQQLTQHQKQKLFQEQQQQQQAQLQGDVSQGQGSSAHSQLQPPPLSSQGQNAQEPIPGEGGDMLSQIRRVKLNRTVTNDRSAPLLK
- the mtss1 gene encoding protein MTSS 1 isoform X2 gives rise to the protein MTTVVTGTFLDAFQKVADMATGTRGATKDIGTALTRMCMRHRSIESKLKLFTTALSESLISPLELKMEEWKKVANQLDKDHSKEYKKARADIKKKSSDTIKLQKKVKKGKDEARGQLDSALQDVNVRYAVLEETEKRAVCRALVEERARYCSFVSMLKPVLDYEVNMLGEVTHLQTILEDLTILTAEPNKLPPASEQVLLDLKGSDFNYMYHTPPASPSNSLSRKSSISSNYQSGSVRHVPSLESISCAVDRVHVQDAVSSTHQPAAGGSGGSENGMLALPHVAYSYHGERARAVSLSGKSAHDQLALTLSGLNLDAPRNSRDSLHCSSGYSTQTTTPSCSEDTIPTHIDYEFISVHGDADSISLHHVSHDISQTDFDKSSTIPRNSDLGLQYRKFAQSKRPSSTASLFAEPDLSVRSVHQLTSHTATIRRKPSSKPVYRRGTISSGVPIPISTPQVPLKVPGRNGGSDDIFSTSSAGGGGLGYSKLCASTPSLSSLPPSSSSPYYQLIPGQMPIPVPVPTVPCPPSEGANDKQVQQRPYQQQQQINQQLQYQEQLQHQINQQQKQGRQEQLQQQIHQQLAQHQYQQQFQHQADQYKQQFQHQADQYQQLTQHQKQKLFQEQQQQQQAQLQGDVSQGQGSSAHSQLQPPPLSSQGQNAQEPIPGEGGDMLSQIRRVKLNRTVTNDRSAPLLK